A single genomic interval of Staphylococcus hyicus harbors:
- the pbp4 gene encoding penicillin-binding protein PBP4 — MKKVILSILVVFFATTIITPFTKANTATPVDIANQYGYAVGYGFQPEGLVNISETGQILYQFQDKQKWYPASMTKLMTMYLTLKAVKSGTLNLNDTVKITNTHYRMSTLPELSNTKLYPGETYTIAELLQITVSASSNAASLILAQKVSGSTSQFVDDMNQTAKSLGMTQTHYVNPTGAENFRLQEFVPEKYSHETSSISSPRDYAILAQHAVQDTPKILDFTKQIAPTQHGVTYYTFNDLLEGGDMSLPGTDGLKTGSSDLADYNNTLTTKRGKFRVFHVIMGAGDYKNLGGEKERNMMSASTINATFNQYDYRKILSKGEHKINGKTYYVTEDLYDVVPKSMTKPYQFVVERGEVHLDYKRQFISKAYGPPKVEVEKPIVYQSKSFVVSSWKDHPLLTTLGFIFLIGFLSVIIYYMLFLTIKRR, encoded by the coding sequence AGCAACACCCGTTGATATCGCAAATCAATATGGCTATGCCGTCGGTTATGGGTTTCAACCGGAAGGCCTTGTCAATATCAGCGAAACAGGACAAATCCTTTATCAATTCCAAGACAAACAAAAGTGGTATCCTGCTTCAATGACGAAATTAATGACCATGTACCTCACATTAAAAGCAGTAAAATCTGGTACGTTAAATCTTAATGACACAGTTAAAATAACAAATACACATTATAGAATGTCTACGTTACCAGAATTAAGTAATACGAAGCTTTACCCAGGCGAAACATATACAATCGCAGAATTACTTCAAATTACAGTTTCCGCTTCGAGTAATGCCGCATCTTTAATATTGGCACAAAAAGTATCGGGTTCAACTTCTCAATTTGTAGATGATATGAATCAAACCGCAAAATCATTAGGCATGACACAAACCCATTATGTAAATCCAACAGGTGCCGAGAATTTTCGATTACAAGAGTTTGTGCCCGAAAAGTATAGCCACGAAACATCATCTATCTCATCCCCTCGTGACTATGCAATATTGGCTCAACATGCCGTGCAAGACACACCAAAGATTTTAGACTTTACGAAACAAATCGCACCTACCCAACATGGTGTTACATATTATACGTTCAATGACTTGCTTGAAGGTGGAGATATGAGTTTACCGGGGACAGATGGCCTCAAAACAGGGTCTAGTGATCTTGCAGATTATAATAATACGTTAACGACAAAACGTGGAAAGTTTCGTGTTTTTCACGTCATTATGGGTGCCGGAGATTATAAAAATTTAGGCGGTGAAAAAGAACGTAATATGATGAGCGCCAGCACAATCAACGCTACATTCAATCAATATGATTACCGTAAAATTTTATCCAAAGGTGAACATAAAATTAATGGAAAAACGTATTACGTTACAGAAGATTTATATGATGTTGTCCCAAAATCAATGACGAAACCTTATCAATTTGTCGTTGAACGTGGAGAAGTTCATCTTGATTATAAACGTCAATTTATTTCCAAAGCTTATGGTCCTCCTAAGGTAGAGGTAGAAAAGCCAATCGTTTATCAATCTAAATCATTCGTTGTAAGTTCTTGGAAAGATCATCCGTTATTAACCACTTTAGGATTTATATTTTTAATCGGCTTCTTATCCGTCATCATCTATTACATGTTATTCCTCACAATTAAGCGCCGTTAA
- a CDS encoding ABC transporter permease has product MKSVLTVLKEHVRSFYLIQRLAQFQLKITNHNNYLGLAWEIINPVIQIMVYWFVFGFGIRSNHPIDGVPFIYWLLVGISMWFFINQGILEGTKSITMKYGQVAKMNFPLSIIPTYIVTSKLYGHLVLVLAIVGLCTIVGLPPSIHIIQLVLFIPLAYFITMSISLLTSTLGVLVRDTQMAMQALLRVLFYASPILWVPKPGSLPEKIMMFNPIYFIAESYRAAILFKEWYFITHWELALYNVFVAVVFFVIGSMLHMRYRDHFADFM; this is encoded by the coding sequence ATGAAATCTGTTTTAACCGTGCTAAAAGAGCACGTGAGAAGCTTCTATCTCATACAACGTTTAGCACAGTTCCAATTGAAAATTACGAATCATAATAATTATCTTGGGTTAGCATGGGAAATTATTAACCCAGTTATTCAAATTATGGTATATTGGTTTGTATTTGGTTTTGGAATTAGAAGTAACCATCCAATTGATGGTGTGCCGTTTATCTATTGGCTACTCGTTGGTATTAGCATGTGGTTCTTCATCAACCAAGGGATTTTAGAAGGGACGAAATCCATTACGATGAAGTACGGACAAGTGGCAAAAATGAATTTTCCACTTTCGATCATTCCAACGTATATTGTAACGAGTAAATTATACGGTCATCTTGTGCTTGTGTTGGCGATAGTTGGACTATGTACGATTGTGGGACTACCTCCTTCAATTCACATTATTCAGTTAGTCTTGTTTATTCCGTTAGCGTACTTTATAACGATGTCTATTTCGTTGTTAACATCAACTTTGGGTGTACTTGTGCGAGATACGCAAATGGCGATGCAAGCGTTATTAAGGGTTCTTTTCTACGCATCACCGATTCTGTGGGTACCTAAACCAGGATCATTGCCAGAAAAGATAATGATGTTTAATCCAATTTATTTTATTGCGGAAAGTTATCGTGCGGCGATATTGTTTAAAGAATGGTATTTTATTACGCATTGGGAACTTGCTTTATATAATGTTTTTGTTGCAGTTGTTTTCTTTGTGATTGGGTCGATGTTGCATATGCGCTACAGAGATCACTTTGCAGATTTTATGTAA
- the tarB gene encoding teichoic acid glycerol-phosphate primase TarB, with protein MVRYWLKEMYIIMIKFLMTFFQKRGVDANHIVVIMNFKEDMYPIIKKLNERGFRVTVFAKREHLKLIREIKEVSSYEFHQFNVLRLLFKMASAKVIFIDNLHLFMAGFKKKKGQTVIQTWHAAGALKKFGFEDHAVNHDHENSVRQYEKVYRATDKYLVGCQHMASCFQGAFNAHYEQLINFGVPRLSRYFSVDLDVLKSELKSKHGLEGKIAVYLPTYREEGMTNRILNKEAFELALPDYTLLSRYHPSVKVLADDYGLSVFELIVLADVIISDYSSLPIEASLIHKPTLYYVYDEQEYEQARGLNDYFYDIPTDYKVYRESDIYQRLKRLELKPLFEDWHTYNKQSTLNQIAIYVDRLTKI; from the coding sequence ATGGTACGATATTGGCTTAAAGAAATGTACATCATTATGATTAAGTTTTTGATGACCTTTTTTCAAAAACGTGGCGTGGATGCCAATCATATCGTAGTTATCATGAATTTTAAGGAAGATATGTATCCTATTATAAAAAAGTTGAATGAACGAGGGTTTCGCGTAACCGTTTTTGCTAAACGAGAACATCTCAAATTGATTAGAGAAATAAAAGAAGTCTCAAGTTATGAATTTCATCAATTTAATGTTTTGAGGCTGTTGTTTAAGATGGCGAGTGCGAAAGTTATTTTTATCGATAATTTACACCTTTTTATGGCAGGTTTTAAAAAGAAAAAAGGTCAAACAGTGATTCAGACTTGGCATGCAGCAGGGGCGTTAAAAAAGTTTGGCTTTGAAGACCATGCTGTAAATCATGATCATGAAAATAGCGTCAGGCAATATGAAAAGGTATATCGTGCAACCGATAAATATTTAGTTGGGTGCCAGCACATGGCCTCATGTTTTCAAGGTGCTTTCAATGCGCATTATGAACAGTTAATCAATTTTGGGGTGCCAAGGCTTTCACGATACTTTTCCGTAGATTTAGACGTCCTTAAGTCTGAATTAAAATCCAAACATGGCTTGGAGGGGAAAATCGCTGTATATTTGCCGACGTACCGTGAAGAAGGGATGACAAATCGTATTTTAAATAAAGAAGCATTCGAATTAGCGTTACCCGACTATACGTTACTTTCACGCTATCACCCTTCAGTAAAAGTTTTGGCAGATGATTATGGATTATCAGTATTTGAATTAATCGTTTTAGCAGATGTTATTATTTCTGATTATAGCTCATTACCTATTGAAGCAAGCTTAATTCACAAACCAACACTTTATTATGTATATGATGAACAAGAATATGAACAAGCACGTGGACTTAACGATTATTTCTATGATATTCCAACAGATTATAAAGTCTATCGTGAGTCGGATATTTATCAACGTTTGAAACGCCTTGAATTAAAGCCGTTGTTTGAAGATTGGCATACTTACAACAAACAATCTACATTAAATCAAATCGCTATATACGTCGATCGTCTTACTAAAATTTAA
- the tagD gene encoding glycerol-3-phosphate cytidylyltransferase gives MKRVITYGTYDLLHYGHIELLRRAREMGDYLVVALSSDEFNRIKNKKSYYNFEQRKMMLESIRYVDLVIPEHDWSQKVSDVEKYEIDTFVMGHDWEGEFDFLKDKCEVIYLKRTEGISTTQIKKELYGKDAK, from the coding sequence GTGAAACGTGTCATCACTTACGGAACGTACGATCTTTTACATTACGGTCATATCGAATTATTACGCCGTGCAAGAGAAATGGGAGATTATTTAGTCGTTGCACTATCAAGCGACGAGTTTAATCGTATTAAAAATAAAAAGTCTTACTACAATTTTGAACAACGTAAAATGATGTTAGAATCGATTCGTTATGTAGATTTGGTTATTCCAGAACATGATTGGAGTCAAAAAGTATCTGATGTTGAGAAATACGAAATTGATACTTTCGTCATGGGTCATGATTGGGAAGGAGAATTTGACTTCCTCAAAGATAAATGTGAAGTGATTTATCTTAAACGAACGGAAGGTATTTCAACGACACAAATTAAAAAAGAATTGTATGGGAAAGACGCAAAATAA